In the Paenibacillus sp. FSL R7-0337 genome, TTATGGGTCGGAAACACCGATTCTTCCGGGGAAGGAAATCCGGCTGAGCCTGCTGAGGAGACCGGGACCATTATGATCCTGGAGAAGCCGAATCCGGGAGTAGCGAATCACCAGGGCATCATCAAGGTGAAGGTACCTCCCGGGGCATCAGCCAATCTATCGATCTTTTACAAGAGCGGCCAGAGTACTGCCAAGTATCTGGGCTGGAAGCAGGCGGATGAGCACGGGTACATCGAATGGGAATGGAAGATTGGCGTGAATACTACGCCGGGTACCTGGCCCTTCGTGGTTAGTCTGGCTGATGGAGCTACGCTTCAGGCGACTTTTACAGTAGTCAAAAAATAAAAGAATAGAGAAAAGAGGAGCACGGATGACGGAATGGGCGTTATGGGGCTGCCTGCCGTTCCTGACAGCAGCATTATTCACAGATATACGCTGGATGAGAATTCCTAACTGGATTACACTGCCTGCGCTGATTGGCGGACTGCTCCTGCAGTTGATTATCAATGGCTGGCAGGGACTGCTGTTTTCACTTTGCGGCAGCGGAGCAGGCTTCCTGCTCCTGCTGATTATGTATTTTATCGGGGCGGTGGGGGCTGGCGATGTGAAGCTCTTTGCGGCTATCGGTGCTTGGACGGGGGTGCTTTTCTCGCTTCAGGTTATTGTCTATTCTGTGCTCTTGGGGGCGGTCTTAGGCTGGATTATCATTCTCTACAGGAGGGAGACAGGACGCAGGCTGCGCAGCATGATTAGCAGAACAGCCGGGTTCCTGCTGCTTCGCAATATGAGTCTGGCCAAGGGCCGGGAGGGAGAACTGCTCCGGTTTCCTTTTATGCTGGCCGTATTCCCGGGCTTTATCTGTGCTTATATTTATTTCTGACTTGGAGCTTATCGATTACAGCTTAGGAGGTGAAGAGACTTGTTTGGACTAGAACGTGACTTCATCCAGCAGGATGGAATAACGATGCTGCTGGGCAGATCCGGGGGGCTGAGCGCAGGCGAGCTGAATATGGTGCAGGCCCGGATGCTGATGACCAGCGGGATACCGCATCATTTACGGCTGCTGCTTAGAGAAATAGATCTGCAGGTCACACTGGAATACACGGTGGCAAGACGTAAAATGCTTGGAGCTCTGCTTAAAAGCGGGAAGCTGAGCATGACGGAATTCTTCGGGCTGATGCTGCAGATCGCTGCCGGGATGGAGGAGGGGCAGCTGTATATGCTGCGTACGGAGCAGTATGCGCTCCATGAGGATTTTATCTTTATCGAAGGTCCGCTCAGCAGCGGCAAGGTCTTCCTGACCTATATTCCGCTGGAACTCACAGATCCCGCACCGAAGCCGGGAGAAGCCTTGAAATCGCTGATTATGGTCTTCATGGGAGCCATCCGGGAGTTATCGGGTAACGGGCTTCAGCGGCTGCTGCAATATTGCGGGGAAGAAGTCTTTAGTCCGGCTGGGCTGAAGGAGCTGCTCGCAGAAATGCTGACGGAGGGTACACCCCATAAGGGCCATGTTGAAGAAACGGAGCCTGCACGTCTAAGTTCTATGGCTGGCACAGGCACTTCTGGTGCCGTGTCAGGAACGAGGATAGACTGGGCGCAGCCTCCGGATCGCAGGCTGGAGGAACCGGGAAGGGAGAGGTCCGCGGCCGCAGCGTTCTCCCATGTACATGGAGATAAGGAGTCGCAGCCTTCCGGTTCGATGCTTAATCCTACGCCTTGGGTGAGCGGTACGCCGCAGCTGAAGCGGCAGGATGGATTATCAGGGGCTCAGACAGCAAACGGTACAACAATGAGACCTGTTCCGGCTGAGGACAAGCCAAGTCCTTACAGGACGTATATATTGCTGGGGGCATTATTGGGTGATGCGTTACTATGGAAGTTTCTCTATCTGAATGACCCCCGGGCACTGTGGCTGGCAGTTTGTGCTGCGGTGACTCTGATACTTGCAGCTGCATGCTGGCTGGTGTGGAGTGGAAGGCTGGCTTGGGGCGAAGCAGAGGAAGAGAGGGATGCTCTGGAGGAGAGGCCGGAGGATGATAACAGTACAGCCCGGAACCGTAAGCTGAGAAGCGATCTGGAGTGGGATTTCAGCAGGAATCCGGTAGATCAGCACCGTTCTCCGGTATCAGTCTACACTCCTCAGAACCAGGAAGCAAATGCGGGGCAGAGCGGATTCACAGCCGCACCGGCTGGCAGACAACGGGCTCCGGCGGGAATGAACGCCAGTAGTCCGCAGAAGAAGGAAGCGGCCATGGCTACAGCGCTGCTGACCCGGGAACCCGTTCAGTCTACAGAGAGCAGGCTTCCCCAGGCCGGAAGTACAGTGCCTTATCTGGAAAGAAGTGACCCGGATGACGGGGGAGATCCCGAGAGAATTGAGCTGAACCGGCCCAGCTTCATTATTGGACGCTCCTCTGAAGTGGCTCAGTACATTGAGAAATCGGAAGGGGCTTCACGGGTCCATGCTGAAATCTCCAGAGCCTCAGGAAGTTACATTCTGAAGGATCTGGATTCCAGGAATGGGACACTGCTTGCAGGCGAAGCCATGGTTCCCTACAAAGAATATCCGCTGACCGAAGGCACTGTGTTCACCATTGTTAAGGGTATCTACACCTTTCGTACAGCGTAGCAGAGATAGATGGGGCAGATCGACTGGTGCGTTTGCCGCAGCCTACTGGTTTTTCAGTTGCTCCAGTGCAGGCTGTAGCGTGGGATAGTTGAAGGTGAAGCCGTGGTTAATTGCCTTGGAAGGAAGCACACGCTGGCCTTCCAGCAGAATCTCTGACAGCTCGCCTACAGCGGTTTTTAGCAGAAATGCCGGAAGGGGGAACCAATGCGGGCGACGGTAGACTTTGCCGATCATCCGTCCGAATTGTTCATTAGTGACCGGCTGCGGAGCCGTGGCATTAACGGGACCCTCGATCTCGGGCTGAAGAATGCAGAACTCAATCAGGCGCACAATGTCTGCAAGGTGAATCCAGGACATCCACTGCTTGCCTGTGCCTATTTTGCCGCCGAAGCCAAGCGAATAAGGCAGCTTCATTTTGGGGAAAGCTCCGCTCTCATTGCCAAGTACAACCCCAGTGCGCAGCTTGACCAGCCGGATACCGGCATAGGCTTCATCTGCAGCCTCCTCCCAGGTCTTGACCACCTCGGAAGGGAAATCGACAACCCGGGTCTCAGAAGCTTCGGTATAGGTATCCTGTACGGATGTACCATAAATGGCGATTGCTGAGGACTGGATGATCACGCTTGGCTTATGCTGGAGTGAATTCAGCAGCTTTCCGGCAGCGGCAACGGTTTCAAGACGCGATTCCATAATCGCCTGTTTCCCCTTAGGAGTCCAGCGTTGACTGAGCGAAGCTCCGGCAAGATTAATCATTGCATCTGCGCCTTCTGCCGCTTCAGGATTAGATGCCAGGCTGTCCCAGGTGAGGTAGCTAAGCCCTGGATGCTCCAGCTTGTTCTCGGGGTTCTTGCGGCCGACACTGATGATCTGATGTCCGCTCTGCAGCCAATATCCGGTAAGCTCGCTGCCGATGAATCCGCTACCTCCGCAAATAATATATTTCATAGGGCTTGCTCCTTAATATGCTTTATTTGACCAGATGCTTGTAAGGCGCGTAGTCGATGCCGTTCTTCTCCAGGAAGGTGATCAGGAACCTGTTGTCACGCCGGGGTGTAGCAATAATGTACCCTTGAATACAGTGGTCACGGGTAACCTCCGTTGCATGGCTCTCTACAGCCAGCTTGCCGATCTCAGCAGCGATAGAATGCTTGGCAATGTCGCGGAACGGGCTGGGTACCGGCTGTACAAGCTGGTCCAGAAATGCCTTCATCTCGTCGCTCCACAGCGGACGGCTGCGTTCCACCCAGTAGTTCTGCCAGTCCAGCTTAGACTTGCCGTCAGCCTTGGGCAGCACCTTCAAAAATTTGCGGAACATAAAATAGCCGCCGATGCACATGCTGCCCAGCAGTAAAAAGGTCCAAAATGCGATGGAGTTCATAAACCAGTTGCTTGGAGACGTAGACAATAAGCTTGAGGGTAAATGGAAATGCATGAATACACCGCCTTTGACAATGATGATTGTCACTTTCCTTTTGCTCCTCTTGAGTATAGCGTATTTCCTTAAGTTTGCGAAGCGGAAGCGGCCTTCCGGGGCTTGCCTAGATTTATTCTTCCGATCACGGTAGAATAAGGGTTAATTCGTGAAGGAAAGAGGGAAATAGGCATGCTGAAAATAGGTTCACATGTGTCCTGCGCGGACAAGGGTCTCCTGAGCGCGGCCAATGAAGCAAATGAGTACGGATCTACCTCGTTTATGATATATACGGGAGCGCCGCAAAATACGCGCCGGAAGCCGATTGAGGCGATGTTCCCCGAGGAAGGCAAGCAGAAGATGCGGGAGAATGGTGTCGGAGAGATTGTGGTTCACGCTCCTTACATTATTAACCTGGGCTCCTACAAAGAGAATACCTATCAGCTGGCTGTAGATTTCCTGCAGGAGGAGATCCGCCGGACCCATGCGCTTGAGGTCAAGCATATTGTCCTGCATCCGGGTGCATTTACTGATAAGGATGCTGATTACGGCATTCAGCGTATTGCAGACGGCCTGAATGAGGTGCTGGGCGGTACGAATGAGACTGATGTGCATATCGCACTGGAGACGATGGCTGGTAAAGGCACAGAGATCGGCCGCACCTTCGAGGAGCTCGCCTCTATTATAGATAAGGTCGAATTTAATCAGCGGCTATCGATCTGTCTTGACACCTGTCATATTCATGATGCAGGATACGATATCGTGAACGATCTGGATGGGGTGCTGAAGAAATTCGATGATACGATCGGCCTGGAGCGCCTCGGCGTGATCCATCTTAATGACAGCAAGAACCCGCGCGGAGCGGGCAAAGACCGTCATACACCGATTGGCTCCGGCTACTTAGGATTCGAGACGATCAACAATGTAGTCCGGCATGAAGCACTCGCAGGTCTGCCGTTTATTCTGGAGACACCCTGGATCGGTAAGGATGCTAAGAAGGTTCGTCCCATGTATGAAGTAGAAATCGCCCTGCTGCGCGGTAATGTCGCTGAACGCTTCGGTGCGGAATTCCTGCAGGAGCTGGAAGAGCTGCATGCTTTTTTTGCCAAGCAGGAGCTGGATTCCCGCCGTTATGTGCTGGATGTGTGGGAGTTGCTGAAGAATGACGCCAAGGCCAAAAAAGCAGACCCCCGTGAACCGCTGGAACGTCTCTATGATCAAGTCATAGCTGCCGGATTATTCCCTCAGCTTAGTGAGGAAGCCGTTAATCACCGGCTGATCGCCTGGCTAGCAGGCAAACAGCTGCTCGTGAAGGCATAGACCCGCATAGATAACGCAAGCAGATGAGAGGATGAACGGAGAACTATGGAATTACATGTGAAGAGAGAGCATTCAACAGGCAGACCCTATCCCGACCGGGCGCGTATGCTTATATCTTGTCCTGACGGACCGGGGATTGTAGCGGCGGTATCGCATTTCTTGTATCAGCATGGCGCGAACATCGTGCAGTCGGACCAATATACGATGGACCCGGACGGCGGAATGTTCTTCATGCGGGTAGAGTTTGACCTGCCTAAGCTGGATGAGCGGCTGGAAGAGGTACGTAGCATCTTCGGCGGTGTTGCCGAGCGCTTCAAGATGAACTGGCAGATCTTCAAGGTAAGCCACAAGAAGCGGCTGGCGATCTTCGTCTCCAAGGAGGACCATTGTCTGGTGGAGCTGCTCTGGCAGTGGCAGGCCGGCGACCTGGATGCAGATATCGCACTTGTGGTCAGCAACCACACCGATATGCAGGCTTATGTGGAATCCTTCGGCATTCCGTTCCATCATATTCCCGTTACCGCAGAGACGAAGGCTGAAGCTGAAGCGCGTCAACTGGAGGTTATCGGTGAGGATATCGATGTGATTATACTGGCCCGGTACATGCAGATTATCTCCCCTTCATTCATCGAGCATTACCGGCACCGGATCATCAATATCCATCATTCATTCCTGCCCGCCTTCGTCGGCGGTAAGCCTTATGCCCAGGCCTATCAGCGTGGAGTCAAGATCATCGGGGCGACTGCCCATTACGTGACTGAGGAGCTGGACGGCGGGCCGATTATCGAGCAGGACGTGCAGCGGGTCAGCCACAGCGATGATGTGAATGAGCTGAAGCGCATTGGACGTACCATTGAGCGGGTGGTTCTGGCCCGTGCCGTCAAATGGCATATTGAGGACAGAATCCTCGTGCATCACAACAAAACAGTAGTATTTAATTAATCAGAAGAGTCTCGCAGTCAACGTTATAACCACTCCGGTAAAAGTCAGCAATCCTGCGCAATGCAGGAGATATAGAACATCGTTCTGGCCTGGCTTTTACCGGCATTCATCTTCAGCGGGAGCTTCCCGCAGCCTCAGGCTTCACTACCTCACAAGGATAATCTAATACACTTCTCAACCACTAAGGTAAAAAAGCATTTTGCCGGCATTTTGGACATAAGCGCCAAGATGTATTTTGCTATGTGCAGAAATCACATTCAAAGGGGGTAAAGGGCTTGTCAACAAAGCGCGGACGTCTATTAAAACGCAATTATTTCTTCGCTGGACTCATCCTGCTCATCGGCTTCGGCGGACTGCTCGGCTATGATCTGTACTTCAAGCCTTATGTACTGTCACAGACCGTTGTCAAAATCAAGGTGGATGGCGGGGGCTTCCTGCCGAAGAATCATGAGCTGACAGAAGAGAATCTCTACCTGGATTCTGTACAGACCAAAGACATCCCGGCAGGGGTCGTCCGTAGTCTGGAGCAGGTGGAGCAGAAGATTACGAATGTCAATCTGACGGATGGCAGCATTCTGACCGAGTCACTGGTGGATGTTAGCGAGCTGGAGCCACAGCAGGACGAGGGGATTTTCCCGATTCCCAAAGACGCCATCTATGCCATCAACGGTTCTCTCCGCAGCAGGGATAAGGTAGATATCTATCTGGTCGAAGGAGACTCACCTGCAAAAGAACGCAGGGAATACAGTCCGGCTGCTGCTGCATCCGTAGCTACTCCCGGAGGGGGGCCGGCTTCAGACGCTTCTTCCCTGCTGGAAGCAGAGGTTCTGCCCGAGGTGCCTGCGCGCAAAGTATTCTTGAGCGGAGTAACTGTAAACTATGTCCGTACGGAAGATAACAACGATGTACTTGACTCGGAGAATGGCAACAACAATAACCGCTTTACTTCGACCGGGAAGGTGGCGGCCCCGGAGCTGAAGCTGAAGAAGAGCGATGGTGAGCTACTGGGAGCTTATCTCGAACAGGGCAAGAAGCTATGGATTGTTCGGGTGGAGTAGAAGAGTGGACAGAAGGGAGGAGGAATGAGCTTGAGAATATTCAGTCTGGGTATAGATCAGCTGACCATCAACGAGATTAAGCTGGCAGGCTTCACCGTTATAGCACAAAGTGTGCTGCCAGAGCCTGAGCATGCCGGAGGGCATCTATTAATGGTAACTAGCGAGCAGGTGCCGGCAGTGGAATTAAGAGAGCTGAGAGGGAGGTATCCGGACTCTTCGATTTTGTACATCTATCTGCAAAAAGGGGTGCGGGGTTACCAGGCTATACATATGCAGTGTGAGAGTCTGGGCATATTTTTCATGCCCCCGCGCTCAACCTCAGCGGCAATCATCGATAAGCTGCGCTATATGCTCGAAGATGAGCATAAGGAGAGCGGTAATGTGGTAGGCTTCTTCGGCTCGGGGCCAGGTATTGGCTGCACGAGTATTGCCAAACTGTTCGCCAGGAGGATTGCCGCTTCAGGGCTGCGGGTGATTATGCTGGGTCTCGACCTGTACGATCCGGGCTATGACCGGAAGACGGCGGTTAGTTTGGACAGGCTGCGGCCGCGGATTACCGGTAAAATGCTGCATGATGAGGATTTCAGCACGCTGGTGAAGCAGGAAGGCTATGCCTATCTGCCCGGAAACTTCGATTATCTAAGCGCCCAGGATTATCAGGAGGAGGAGATCGAATACCTGCTGGCTAGAGCAAGTGAAAGCGCTGATGTGGTAATTGCGGATTTCGGGTCGATCCCCGAGAGCGCCGCGTGGTATGTGGGGATGCAGAAGTCGGTGCTGCGCATGATCGTTACACACCCGCGGCATGAACACAGGCTGCAGCCTCTAATGGAGCTGGCCGGACATATGGACCTGCATCCGCAGGACTTCCAGTGGATTATCAACCGCAGCAATGTGGAGGAGTTAACGTCACCGAAGAGCCTGGCTCTGCGTTTTGGCAGCGAGCTTCTGCTGGAGCTACCGTATTATCCATCTTTTCAAGAGAGCCTGCCGATGGGCAAAAAAGAGCTTCAGCAAGTGGACGATAAGGTCCACGCATTGCTTGTATCACTGGGCCTCGCCCAGGAAACCCGTAAGAAGGGGATATTCCAATGATGAACAACAAGGATGAAAGCTTGCCGTTGCTACAGAAGCGGGTGTTGTCCGGATGGGCTCCGCTGGACCCTGAACAGGGCAGGAGGCAGGAGCAGCGGGATGAGAGTTTACGGGCGGTGTCTGGACTCGCGGACGGAACGCAGAGCAGACGGCTATTTTCACTGAAGCAGAGTGTACTGCGAACCAGCAAACCTGGCAAAGAAGACTTCTACAGCTTCCTGCACACCATGAAAAGTGAAATGAACGCCGGGCTGGAGCGTGAGGATGACGGGTATTTCGAACTAAATGCGAAGGCGCTGGTTGGTGATCCGCAGGCGGTCAGCTTTTTCATGAACGAGATTGAGAAATATCTGCGCCGGACCCCGTTTACCGGAAAAGTGCCGGAGGCTTACCGCACAGCCGCTGAAGCGCTGTTTCATGAATGGAAGGGCTTCGGCCCCGCCTACCGCTGGTTCACAGACCGGGCCTACAGCGAATCTACCGGACTGCAGATGATCGGGCGGCAAATTTTTTATAACCATCAGGGAAGGTTTGTGGCGTATCCCTATGAGATGCCTTCGCTCGACCGGGTGGAGCAGCTTAAGCGCTCTCTTCTCAAAAGCGATCCGGGCAAGAAGCTGAACAAGGATAATCCTTCCGTTGAATTCAAAATGGATGATCCCCTCTGGCCCGGCCGGTTCATCCGTCTAGCTATCTGGGTCTCGCCAAGGGTCTGGGAGGGCTTCACTACCATCTCACTGCGGCGGCAGGTCGTGGAATTTCTGGATCTGGATGATCAGGCCGGCACGGAATGCATTCCTGCGGAAGCGATTGATCTGATTCGTGCGCTTACCGGGACGTTTCGCAACACAATTATCGCGGGGGCTGTAGGCTCGGGTAAAACCACTTTTGCCAACACGATTGTCGGTGAGCAGTTGCTCGGCTCCTCTTCCTGCATGGGCGTCGTGATGATCGAGAAGCATCCAGAGTCGATTTTACCTTATCAGATCAAAGGCCACCGGATCATTCCCATTCAGGCGTCTAATGAAGAATTGATGGAGGTCGGAGTGGAGTCGCTGCGGCATGACCCGAACATTCTCTACATGACGGAGATGCGTTATAACGAGTGGGAATTCTATCTGTGGAGCGGCGAGAAGGGCTATGACGGCATTACGGGCACCTTTCATACCGTAGATTCAGAGGATATTCCCTATCAGGGGGCGTTTGCTGTATCTACACGGATCGGCGGCAGCCTGAAGGGGCATTTAATCTCAGCGCTGAAATCTTGTGAGCTGGTGTTTATTCTGGAGAGTGTCCCGGATGGCAAGAAGCGGCTCACGCGGATCTCCGAGGTCTTTTATGAAGAGGCCAGTAATTCAGTCTTCGCCAACGATCTGATGCGCTGGGAACCAGAGCAGGCAGGCTGGACCTATAATGACAAGCTAACCCAAGCGCTGATTGTGAAGATGAAGAAGAAGAATGCCAGAGCGGCCCGGATGCTGCTGCAGGAGCTTGGACATCTCGCTGCACAGAAACCGATGATTGACCCGCTGAAGGAAAGTCTGAAGTCCAAAATCGTTTTGAACGAATGAGAGGAGGGAGTGCCTGTGGAGCTGCTGTTCTATATCATCCAGTTTGTGCTTCACCTGCTCGTTGCAGGCGGACTCTGGCTGCTGGTCAAGCCGCTGATCGAGCGGCATCTATGGCAGTGGGGGCAAAAGCTGGATCTGCGTATGAACATGCGGATGAGCTTGTTCGGCAAAAGGGTCAGCAGCGCAAAGAGGAAAATGTGGCTGTACCGCCATCTGGATGATCTGCTGTATTTTGCCCATAAGCGATATGAGCCGGGTAGTAGTGTGCTGCGCTTCGTCACCCGTTCGGGGATGCTATTCCTCGGGGTATTCCTATCGAGTCTGCTGACTCTTAAAGAGCTGCCGGGGCAGATGAGCTTCAGCAATCCTTTTCTGGAAGGCATGGTGTTAAATGACGGCGCACCTGTGCAGAATACCTGGCGGCTTCCCTTGTTCCTGGCGATTCTCTCGGCTTGTATTCCTTATCTGCGGATGAGATATACCTATGCCCAGCGCAAGGTGCGGGGAAGCTACGATCTGCTTGATGTGATCAAAATCGCCACCAAATTCACGCATTTGTCTGCGGATTCCATTTTGTCCAAGACCAGTGACTTGCTGCCGGTGGAGAATGTGCTAAAGACGCCTTTGAGGCTGCTGGGGACAGCATTCGCTGGCTATAGTAATGAACGGGAGCTGAATGAGGAAGCCGGGCGTTTTGCCGGAGCGATTGGCACGACGTTTGCCGTTGAATTCGTATCGGACCTGCTCTATTGCGAGAAGGAGGGCACCCGTTATCTCAAAAGCTCACTCATGACGCTTAACCGCTCAATGGAGCTGCAACGGGAGACCATTCTGACGGTAAAGGCCAGCAGCAGGGATGCGATCAGCCTGGGACTGTACGGTAATCTGATTGTGCTGGTATCTTCGGTGGGAACGTTCATGTACATGCTGAAGCCGGATGTGTATTTCAAATTGCAGTTCGAGACAACGATTGGACTTACATTTATGATGGTGATCCTTACGGGCCTATTCATCTCGTTCATGATCAGTACCATCCTCGCCAGACCCAGACTGGACTACCATTAAGGTGATGAATGATGGATAGATTACTACTTTTGATAGCTGTAACAGGTATTGTGTATCTTGCCTTACTGGTCTTTGTCAGCAGCAGCAGCCGTCAGGAACGGTATGTGCTCCGTCTGGGCCAGCAGTGGAAGGCCTTCGGGGAACGTGTGCAAAATGAGCGGTTGCAGCAATTGCTGGACCAGAGCGGACTCTCTATATCCGCAGCCAAAATCACATTATTCCGATATTCGGCGGCCTTTCTCTATCTGCTGGTTCAGGCAACGGGAGATTTCGTACGCTCAGAGCGAATGTCCATATACGATCCTCTGATTGCGCTGCTGATTCTCGTAATTACCAGTCCGCAGCGGGTGCTGCCATTTGGCTGGGTACTGAGCTGGCTGCATCAGAAGACACTGATTCAAAAAGACGGGGAGCTGATCTCCTTCATCCGCCTTTATGAGAACAACCGGCTGCGCAAGCGGGGGTATGTGGAATTTGGAGCCTTCTGCGCCGGGACGGCCAACCATTTTAGTTACATCCGCCAGGAACTGTATGAGCTTTCGGAGCGGGCGGTGGATGAGGGGACGGAGCGGGCCATTGAATGGTTTTGCAGCAAATTCCCCGAGAACCACATGTTTATCAACGATATCCGCTCGATTCTGCTTGCGACAGAAGGGATGGATGATGACCATGAAGCAGCGAAGTATCTACAGGAGCAAGGCAAAATTATCACCAAAATCTCAAGTGACCAATATCTGAAGAAGTGGTCCTTTATCGGGGATATTTCCACGATCATCAATGTTGTTCCATCAATCGCTACCTTTCTGATGATTGTGTCGCTGGCGATGCAGTACATTATGCTGATCAAAGGGAATTTTAACGGCGTAGGGATGTTCCAATGACCAGTTCGGGCAGGCTCACAGCAAAAAAAGAACCAAATGAAAAATTTGTTATATTCAAGAAGCCATTTAAAATATAAAATCAAAAGGGAGATATTTACAATGAAAAAAGACGCTATTTCTACGGGTATGTTTATCGCAATCGGGTTCCTGTGTGTGGCTATCGTAATTGCTGTATTGATTCCGGTAGTACGGGACGTAGTGGATAAAGCGGCTAAAAGCAAGCCTGATATCCCGGCCGTTAGTATGATTCAGCCCGCAGATTCTGTGGAGGCGGCAGTAACGTGCACAATTCCTGGTCCTTGGGTTTAACAGAGATGAAGAAGGACTCGATTTCCATCGCGCTGTTTCTGGCTATTGGCTTTGTAATTGCCGGGATTTTTATCGCTGGGGCTACAAGCATTATCGGCGGCAGCCAGGATGATATTATCACCCATGTCAAAGCTGTCGAGAAGTATTAAAAGGAGGCGCTGCACTTGAAGGCAACCGTCCTCCGGGCCTTGTTCATGTGGCTGGTGCTGTTTATTATCCTGCAGCCGATTTTTACGTACATCGATTATCTGCTCGATCTGCAGGTCAAAGCCAATACCTCGTATATTACGCAAAAGGCGGCGACAGAAGGGATGGTCACTGCCTCCATGAAGGCTGAGGTCATTTCGAACCTGAAGGCTGTAGGATTTCCAGAAGGCTCGATTAAAATAACCAGCGGAACAGAAGTGATCCT is a window encoding:
- a CDS encoding prepilin peptidase, whose translation is MTEWALWGCLPFLTAALFTDIRWMRIPNWITLPALIGGLLLQLIINGWQGLLFSLCGSGAGFLLLLIMYFIGAVGAGDVKLFAAIGAWTGVLFSLQVIVYSVLLGAVLGWIIILYRRETGRRLRSMISRTAGFLLLRNMSLAKGREGELLRFPFMLAVFPGFICAYIYF
- a CDS encoding DUF6382 domain-containing protein, with amino-acid sequence MFGLERDFIQQDGITMLLGRSGGLSAGELNMVQARMLMTSGIPHHLRLLLREIDLQVTLEYTVARRKMLGALLKSGKLSMTEFFGLMLQIAAGMEEGQLYMLRTEQYALHEDFIFIEGPLSSGKVFLTYIPLELTDPAPKPGEALKSLIMVFMGAIRELSGNGLQRLLQYCGEEVFSPAGLKELLAEMLTEGTPHKGHVEETEPARLSSMAGTGTSGAVSGTRIDWAQPPDRRLEEPGRERSAAAAFSHVHGDKESQPSGSMLNPTPWVSGTPQLKRQDGLSGAQTANGTTMRPVPAEDKPSPYRTYILLGALLGDALLWKFLYLNDPRALWLAVCAAVTLILAAACWLVWSGRLAWGEAEEERDALEERPEDDNSTARNRKLRSDLEWDFSRNPVDQHRSPVSVYTPQNQEANAGQSGFTAAPAGRQRAPAGMNASSPQKKEAAMATALLTREPVQSTESRLPQAGSTVPYLERSDPDDGGDPERIELNRPSFIIGRSSEVAQYIEKSEGASRVHAEISRASGSYILKDLDSRNGTLLAGEAMVPYKEYPLTEGTVFTIVKGIYTFRTA
- a CDS encoding TIGR01777 family oxidoreductase, which translates into the protein MKYIICGGSGFIGSELTGYWLQSGHQIISVGRKNPENKLEHPGLSYLTWDSLASNPEAAEGADAMINLAGASLSQRWTPKGKQAIMESRLETVAAAGKLLNSLQHKPSVIIQSSAIAIYGTSVQDTYTEASETRVVDFPSEVVKTWEEAADEAYAGIRLVKLRTGVVLGNESGAFPKMKLPYSLGFGGKIGTGKQWMSWIHLADIVRLIEFCILQPEIEGPVNATAPQPVTNEQFGRMIGKVYRRPHWFPLPAFLLKTAVGELSEILLEGQRVLPSKAINHGFTFNYPTLQPALEQLKNQ
- a CDS encoding DUF2621 family protein, with product MHFHLPSSLLSTSPSNWFMNSIAFWTFLLLGSMCIGGYFMFRKFLKVLPKADGKSKLDWQNYWVERSRPLWSDEMKAFLDQLVQPVPSPFRDIAKHSIAAEIGKLAVESHATEVTRDHCIQGYIIATPRRDNRFLITFLEKNGIDYAPYKHLVK
- a CDS encoding deoxyribonuclease IV, with the protein product MLKIGSHVSCADKGLLSAANEANEYGSTSFMIYTGAPQNTRRKPIEAMFPEEGKQKMRENGVGEIVVHAPYIINLGSYKENTYQLAVDFLQEEIRRTHALEVKHIVLHPGAFTDKDADYGIQRIADGLNEVLGGTNETDVHIALETMAGKGTEIGRTFEELASIIDKVEFNQRLSICLDTCHIHDAGYDIVNDLDGVLKKFDDTIGLERLGVIHLNDSKNPRGAGKDRHTPIGSGYLGFETINNVVRHEALAGLPFILETPWIGKDAKKVRPMYEVEIALLRGNVAERFGAEFLQELEELHAFFAKQELDSRRYVLDVWELLKNDAKAKKADPREPLERLYDQVIAAGLFPQLSEEAVNHRLIAWLAGKQLLVKA
- the purU gene encoding formyltetrahydrofolate deformylase; translation: MELHVKREHSTGRPYPDRARMLISCPDGPGIVAAVSHFLYQHGANIVQSDQYTMDPDGGMFFMRVEFDLPKLDERLEEVRSIFGGVAERFKMNWQIFKVSHKKRLAIFVSKEDHCLVELLWQWQAGDLDADIALVVSNHTDMQAYVESFGIPFHHIPVTAETKAEAEARQLEVIGEDIDVIILARYMQIISPSFIEHYRHRIINIHHSFLPAFVGGKPYAQAYQRGVKIIGATAHYVTEELDGGPIIEQDVQRVSHSDDVNELKRIGRTIERVVLARAVKWHIEDRILVHHNKTVVFN
- a CDS encoding SAF domain-containing protein → MSTKRGRLLKRNYFFAGLILLIGFGGLLGYDLYFKPYVLSQTVVKIKVDGGGFLPKNHELTEENLYLDSVQTKDIPAGVVRSLEQVEQKITNVNLTDGSILTESLVDVSELEPQQDEGIFPIPKDAIYAINGSLRSRDKVDIYLVEGDSPAKERREYSPAAAASVATPGGGPASDASSLLEAEVLPEVPARKVFLSGVTVNYVRTEDNNDVLDSENGNNNNRFTSTGKVAAPELKLKKSDGELLGAYLEQGKKLWIVRVE
- a CDS encoding ATPase, T2SS/T4P/T4SS family — encoded protein: MMNNKDESLPLLQKRVLSGWAPLDPEQGRRQEQRDESLRAVSGLADGTQSRRLFSLKQSVLRTSKPGKEDFYSFLHTMKSEMNAGLEREDDGYFELNAKALVGDPQAVSFFMNEIEKYLRRTPFTGKVPEAYRTAAEALFHEWKGFGPAYRWFTDRAYSESTGLQMIGRQIFYNHQGRFVAYPYEMPSLDRVEQLKRSLLKSDPGKKLNKDNPSVEFKMDDPLWPGRFIRLAIWVSPRVWEGFTTISLRRQVVEFLDLDDQAGTECIPAEAIDLIRALTGTFRNTIIAGAVGSGKTTFANTIVGEQLLGSSSCMGVVMIEKHPESILPYQIKGHRIIPIQASNEELMEVGVESLRHDPNILYMTEMRYNEWEFYLWSGEKGYDGITGTFHTVDSEDIPYQGAFAVSTRIGGSLKGHLISALKSCELVFILESVPDGKKRLTRISEVFYEEASNSVFANDLMRWEPEQAGWTYNDKLTQALIVKMKKKNARAARMLLQELGHLAAQKPMIDPLKESLKSKIVLNE